The DNA segment ACTTATGTCTGTCCCCAGAAGAATTAGAGATATGCTCTTCTGGTTGAAATCAGGGACTAGGACCTGAGATTATTTCATTCATTACCTTCCTTTCCATTTCCAAGGGCTTCACAGAGCAGCTCAAAAGCCGTAgaacaaaatgataaatacaCAGACAACCTACCATTCTAGGGCAATAGAACAGATTTCTAGGACCAATGAGCTAAAGAACTGAAATTGTGACAGTTTTGAGTATTTCTATCTATGATCATGGAAtacctcttcatttatttagtttttctttgatgCCACTCATCAGAGTTTTGTGGTTTCCCTTATACAGATCATATgcatatttcattaaatttatactaaagtatttcattttttttggtgcTAATACAAATGatgctgtgttttttatttcaaattccacttgtttattGCTGGTATACAGAAAAGCGATTGATTTTTGTTTACTAACCTTGTACCCTGCAACCTTGTTTTAAGGTTCTTAGTTCCAGctgaaggtgtttttttttttttttggtcagttcTTTTTAGATTCTGTATATCTCTTTCCATTtccaagggcttttttttttttccttttttttttcccaagggctTTTTTTGAGAACCTTTCCCTAGTGTCAATTTACAAATAAGctcatcaaaggcattcttcatttctgtggAAGTATTTTAATCTTTAGCTTGTCTTTTTGGTTCTCTCTTGGCTTTTTCACCTCTGCTTACATGGCCCATCTGTTCTTACACCCTGCCTAATTATCCAAAGAGCCCTTAGCACATAAATcatggttattttaaattcttggtCTGATAATTCTAACATCCTTGCCATATCTAGTTttgatgcttgctctgtctcttaaaatttaagtttttttaaaaaaagtttttatttattttatttattcatagagacagagagagagagagagagagagagagagagagaagggcagaggcacaagcaggctccatgcagggagcccaacgtgggacttgatccagggtccccaggatcaaaccctgggctgtaggcggcgctaaaccgctgcgccaccggcgCTGCccaaaatttaagtttttaaaaagattttatttatttattcatgagagacacacacacagagaggcagagacataggcagagggagaagcaggctccatgcaggagcccgatatgagactcgatcctgggacttcaggatggcgccctgagcaaaaggcagaggcttaactgctgagccacccaggcatcccttaaaatttaatatttgccTTTCAGTATGccttgtcatttttctcttgataaCTGGACATGATGTACTGGGTTAAGGGAAAAACTATAATTAGGCCTTTAATAATGTGGCAGTGAGGTTTTGGGGGAGGAGAAGTGTTCTACTGTCCTATGATTCCACCTTCATCTTGTCATAAGACAATGCCTCTGGACCGTGACCTTCACATGTGCTCCTCAGTTGTCCCTCAGGTGGGACAGGATAGCTAGAGGGTCTGGAGTTGGatatttccttttccccagtTCAGTTAGGTCCGATAGTACCCCAGTAGGTTAGGCTTAGGAGAAATTAGTTTCTCCTGAGGGCAGGCCTTGTTGTGAAGAGCAGagtgttctgttttatttcagaGTGGCttgttttcctcctctctctgccagaAGCATGAGGGGATTTTTTCTCTAGTATTTACTGTGAAAACCTAGTTAAGCTCTAGGAGGTAAATCTCACAGAAGTGTGAGGTCCCCCTATGACTAGTCctcctggagtttttaactctcaggCTGTCTATACTGAGCCTCGAGCAATTTGTCAAGGATAGCTCAGGTTTACCTATACCAGCACTAGTTCCCACAGTGGTTTCTGCTCCTGAGTCTGCCCTCCAGTGAGCCATAACTCCCTGTATTTGCCTGTCAGTCTCTCCAATCCTGGGGGTAGTGATTTGTCCCATGTCCCTCCTATCTCTTATGGTCTCAagaagagttgatttttttttttttttttttagtctcttcaACTTTTGAGTTGTCATTTGGATGGTTTGTCAACTTCCAAACTCCTTACATGCAGAACTGGCATCTGGAAGTCCCAACACTGGAAGTTTTTTTAGCTCCTCAGGTAGCTAACGATGTGTagccagggctgagaaccacTCTGTCAGGATCTTCTCAGTGACTCTTAACTTTAGGGTCTTGCTAGTTAATGTATTAAGTTGGGTTGGATGCTGCCAGTTCAATGCTGTTAGACTCTGGGGTTTTGTGGCCCCATAACCGAATGATCCCTATTGACAACTTTCATATTGTCAAaaacagttttgtcttttctaagaCTTTATGATGTTTTGGGGTTACTTGTTTTCACTTCAAGGGCTTTCTGACAATAGCTCCTGGGACAGATAACTACTTTTAGCTTTGGAGAATGGGAAGTTCCAGCCTTCGTTTTCAGCTTTCCTCTGCCACCAGGATCCTGTGGTATCCTAATAATCAGTCACTTTTTGGGTAACAGGGAGTGACCTATGGAAGGGAGAGGACCCTCAGGTCTCTCTGGGAGCAGTTTTCTACTTTGTAATTTCTGTACTCTGTATATCCAGCAATAGATTTGGGGTTCGGCAAATTTATGGGGGTGTGGATTGAGGCAAGAAAGGATCATAGAGATAACCTCACCGGGACCCTGTGGAAGTGTCACTGCTGGAATAAGCCAGGCCTCTGAGGATAGGGATTGTTGTATAAAATTCagctgagtaaattttaaagatctaattggctttactaaatgattcatgaatcaggcagctCTGTGGAGATACACAAAATGGAGGGTTTTTCTAGAAGGAGGGTAGGacaagaaagcaaaagaagagGATTGTTCCAAGCCACAAGGTGGCTTTTCCTTAGGGAAAAAGCAAAGGGTCTTATCATTTagattacctcatcttccttAGGGGTAAGGACCTTCCATGGAGAGGGCCCACGAGGCAGATTTATTGGCATTGATTGAAAAATTCCTGACTATTTAGGACTACATTTCTgggggaggttgaaactgcaGCTAGGTTAGGTATCAAGTGCTGATTTAGGGACTCGATCTAAGTGAAGCCATTTTGAAgtcctatggttttcttttgacaGGGTGGTCACTTAACTTTCTGGAGGGTAACCAGAACAGGATTTGCCAATAAGAACAAGAACAGCAGCATCTTCTCCAAAGCAGACCATTTCGGTCTGAAAtggtgtgtgttttcttttcccaggCTTTTCAATCCTAGAGGTGGAGTAGAAAGGGGCAGGCTCAGTGGCCACCAATTTCCTCCTGGTTCTTTGATTCTCAAGAGATGAGCCTCCACCATATCCCTCTTCCCTCACACAGAGAGGTCTTTATGGTGAAGTTGTGGCAGGAACCACATTTCTTGTTGATAGGAAGACCGTATTCACAGGAGAAAACCCTAGACTTTCTGAATGAAGGAAGGAGTTTTGGTATTAGCCAGAAATGGTATTCTCTTTCCCTAAGTCAGATCCTCCAAGAGGAGGACCCACTCAGGCCTTGGATTTGTGAGTAGGTAAGTGTTGCACTTCCTAAAAGAGCATGCATCTACCCAAACCTACTCTTTGTAGAGCTTCATTTTTTGATAGTTTGAgtgcttttcatttgtctgtttgttttttggtataaACCAAGAGTATCAAGCATCGGTCTCTCCTAAAACACACTAGTCGGGAGCCTAGTCGTCCATCAACTTTTGGGTAGTTTCAGGCAAAATTTCAAAGTGTTGGTGCTGAGACTGATGACCAGAGAATGAGGATGAAGTGGAGATGGAGTGTTGACAAGAATTCTGGGAAGATAAGGTAATGACAGAGTTGGAAAGTTTGAGGAGGGGTTTGACAGACCAACACACGAGTTCATGGTGTGGTCCCAGCTTGCCCAGATGAAGCTAATGTTGTTCTCAACTTCCTGACATCTCAAAGGTTTAAGAGGCCCCACTATCAAAGTAGTTGGTGGCATGCAGGTGTTTGTCAAGAGGATGTTTAGCTTGATGAAATCGGGAATCAGTGTAGTGTGGGCTTGTAAGAGTAGAGCTGCAAGTCAAAATGAATATGATGCTTGAATATAATTCATTCTGTTCCTatgcaaaaaagagaagaatgttcTCAAGAGGCAGGCAGATCATTTAGTATCACTGTGAAAGGGAACAAGTAACATGACAAGATTTTACTCTATCATAAGACAGAGATAACACAGCATTGCTATTTTAATTATATGTGGGCCCTGTCTACTTAGTCTTCATGTATTTAATGTTCCTTAGAACATTAATATACATAATGATATAcagttttttgtatattaaaaCAACACAATAAGATATCCAACAAAATGTAAATCTCTAGgacaagatgaaaaaaattgtttaagatAGTATATTTTTATCATACATGTTAATGGTTTAATTCATATTAAAAGTAGTTActagtgggcagcccaggtggctcagtagtttagcactgcctttggcccagggcgtgatcccagagacctgggatcacgttgggctccctgcatgaagcctgcttctccctctgcctgtgtctctgtgcctctctctctctgtgtctctcatgaataaatacataaaatctcttaaaaaaattagtttctagTGGCCACAGTAAATACTCCTATTGTGGATTAGTTTAAAAATAGCATATGAtaagagaaaattatataataaagaataaaataaattttcaaaaacaccTAGGTAAACGTTCAATCTTAAAGAAGTAACTTAAATATGTGTAATTATTACGTATATTATTATGTTTTGCTTTTCGTTGTCTATTTTGACTAAGTCCCCAGTTAGCATTCTGAAAACTAGTGTCCCTGGGAGAAATATACTAGGGTGAATTTTAACCTTCTGTACCTGTTTGGAGGGGGCAACATAATGTTTCTCCTAAGACTGGGTTGGCAGGGAAGGATGCAGAACACACCACCCTGGGTGGGCAGAAGTGCAAGCGCAAATGGTGGGGTTTGGATGGGCAGAGATGGGGTGGCCCTAGTGCTCCCATCTTCGGTGTTTTCGACCTCTCAGCACCCCTGCTCTTTGGAGCAGCTGTCTGGAGGTGAATTGCACTTTCTCTCCAGGCTGGGATGAGGTCCCAGGTCCTTCGCATTCTGGTCCCATTTCTTCAGCATCTCTGTTGACTCAAGGTCAGGGCTGTCCTGTGGTCCCCTGCAGAGGTGACAGAGACCATGCTACTCAAAGAACCCCAGCCCTCAAATCCCTATCCTCTAACACTCTGTACCTGTCCAACTTGCTCTTGGGGCACCCTCCTTTCCCCTAAACGAACTGGGACATCATTGTCAAGGTCACCAGCCCTCACCTCTGTGACTCTGCTATAGTTATGATGAATTGCCAGTGTCTGGTTTCTCCTGACTCTGTCCcctggggcagaggcacaggtgtCTCTGTAAGCAGCAAGTCTGCTGGAGCTATTAGTTTGGGAGAGAAGTTCCCGGTGACGTTTCTGCGTGTGAGCTTGTCATGGTTTTATGACTTTTCGGTCAAATCAGGAGGGCCTGTAACACAGAATCTACATTGAAGAAAGAAAGTGGGGTGGACTGAGTCCTCTTGTACTAGTTTTGTGTGCAAAATACTTTCTTACTAAAAGTTCTGCTGCTAAGGTTTACTTAATAGGGAAGAGTACAGACCtatggaggggtgggggatgcaCTTGGCTTCTGGGATGATCATGATGGGAATTATCTTCCTGAGATGAGCACTGTGAGGTCTGTAGAAACCTTCCCAGTAGGGCAGCTGGAGGTAGAGAGCTGCCTTGGAAGTGCTGACTGGCAGAGAAAGACATGGAGATGAGTCTGCCCTGGTGTTTACTTGGCACTGAGTCCAAGTGAGGCTCTGGGGCTCTAAGTAatgtcacagagagggagagctgAATGGACTTTTGCAtcacccctcccccttccccacctccaaaTATCCTATTTGCCAGGGCAAACGCTTAATAATGAGACTATTATTCCCCAGAGCAAGCAAATAATAGATGATTCCTGTGGGTAGATGGTAGCAAATATAGAGAGTGCCTGAGTATTGTCAAAGATGCAATGTTGATTAAAATTTTGTTGATACATGGCTTACACTGAATATTATAGGCAAATGACTTTCTGATAAAAAAATAGCCATACAATAATGATTAAATTTACCAAAGTATTTTTGGAGCTAGCCAGTTAGACTTGATGAAATATGTGTTCagtgattatttcatttaagatTATGGAAACTGCAAAAGTTCAGATGGTAAGCGTTACACAGCAAGGAGTAATTATAATATTCTGATGGATGTGAAAAAAACTTCCCagcttattcttttaaaaaaatttatttatttattaatgagagacacacagagagaggaagagacataggtagagggaaaagcaggagagcctgctgcgggacttgatcccaagaccctgggatcacaacctgagccaaaggcagatgctcaaccactgagctatctgGGTGCCCCCCTCCCAACTTATTCTGTACAGTTATCTTAAGATGTTTAGAGTTTGGCTTAAAGTATGTGATTTtcgtaagttttttttaaatattttatttatttatttattcatagagacacagagagaatgagaggcagagacacaggcagagggagaagcaggctccatgcagagagcccaacgtgggactcgatccagggtcttcaggatcacacctcgggctgcaggcggcgctaaaccgctgcgccaccgggtctgccctcgtaaggttttattggaatataataGATATAGACAGTCATGTGCTAATTTTTAGGGTACAAGTCAACATTTTGTGTGGAGTTTGGTATAGGTTTCgatatgaaaattagaaaatgagagCAGTGGTCTGTAATTCAGTGGGGGTTGATGTGGCTTAAGGGTTTAAGAGAAGAACATTGGCTGTCCATAGGCACTTGGGTTGTTTGCATCTCCTGGCCATTGTGAATAGCAATGCTGTAAATGTGAGTGTTTGGTAGCTATTTTAAGTgagcaaatctttattttttttcttccttctagtaCATGTATGGCTTAAtctttttttggcatttatttatttatttatttatttatttatttatttatttattattttatttatttgagagagagagcatgagcagggggagggaggggcagagggagaggaagaagcagattctccactgagcaggaagcccaacaccaGGCACCATCCcgagaccccgagatcatgacccaagctgaaggcagacatttaatcaactgagccacccaggcacccaatttTTTTGCATCCAGATAACTAAGGTATTTGAGGTTTATTTTGGCTTATAGTGGGAGGAATGGGTccaattttaccttttttccccataaaatcaTTTCCTAGAGATTTGCtacctttatcaaatattaaattgAGTCTTGTATGGAATTTCAATTCTGCCCCTTTGGTCTGCTTGTCCTACACATAGCACTGGCATACAGTTTTAGTCTATTTTAATATCTTGTAGGGAACTCTCTGGTAGGGTGGAGAGTAGAGAGCTTTGCCCAGGGGGGAGATGCATCTTTCCACCTTCTCcaaggtgatggtgatgatggtggggggtgggcaagAGAAATGGGGGAATGGTTGGCTTGGAGCAGGGGAAGAAGCTCATCCTGATCCTCATGATGGTGTGAGGGGTTAATTTGTCCTGGGGTAgaattccattttctgttttgttttgtttttttctttaaggtttcatttatttattcacgagagacacacacagagaggcaggaacacaggcagagggagaaacaggctccatgcaggaggccctatgcgggactggatcctaggactccaggatcatgccctgagccaaaggcggacctccaaccgctgagccacccaggcggctcAAGAACCCCATTTCCTAGAGGAGCTCAGACTGTTCTAGGATGCGTTTGTTGTGTACTGAACGATGTTTAATGAACACATGAGAAATCAGTTATTTCCATCCTAGACATGGACATTTATTAAGGCTCTGGCACCCACCCCGGCAGCCGCCCCAGAGCAGTCAGTCACAGCTGGGTCTAGGGCTGGCACTGCTGTTGGAAGCGTCTCATTGTTCTCCTTACCCAGGGCATGAAGGCCGAAATCCTGGTGAAGACTGCTGGAGGAGTCCCCCTCCTATCTCCATAGGAGACAATGCCCTGGGCCACGCCGTTACACACCAGGGGGCCTCCGGAGTCGCCCTGCGGGCATGGAGAGGAAGAGACCCTAAGCCAGGCTTACCCCGACTCCTGCTGCCCTGAGGCCTGGCTCTCAGAgaaagctgctgctgctggcggTGGTGGTGCGGGGTAGGGGGTGGTGGGTTTTGAAATGGGAGGGCGCTGGAGGTATGGAAGTCAACCTTCTGGATCTTTCCATGGCTGGGCTTCAAGCCTGGCTACAGTTACCGCCTCTAGCCCAAGTCAAAGTGCCTTCACCTTCTGCAGGAAAACCCTGCACAGGTTTAGGATGCACGGCAGTGCCCCTCCCTTCGCCCCAGGGACCCGATCGATGGCTAAGCCCCCGCCGCACTCCGCTCTGCCCGCACCACACCGGGGCCTCGGGGATGTAGCTACTGCCCAGCCTGCCCGGGGCCCTGTGCCCTCGGCCTTACCGAGAAGGCGGACTTCCGGGCCCTTGGGTTTCCCACACAAATCTGCGTTTGGCCGTTGAAGAAATTGAAGCGACGGGAGCACCTCGAATTGTTCTGCACGGTCAGCTGCACCTCATGGAGTTTGTTCGTTCTCCTGTTGAGGCCCAACAGGCCCCAGCCCGCCACCGTGCACGTGGCCCCGGGTCTCACACTGGCCTGCGCCCGAGGCAGCGGCACCGGCCTCACCTGGCGCGTGCGCCTGATTCTGTCGgccagctggggagggggcagcgcTCAgcaccccggccccgccgcccgcccccgccgcggcctcCTCCGCCCCAGCTCCCAGGACGCCGAAGCCCCCTCCCCCGGCGCCGGGAGCCGCCTGGCTGGGGCGGTACCTGCAGTAGCATGATGTCGTTCGCTATGGTCTGGGGATTGTATCTGGGGTGTCGGATGGCCCTGCGCGCAGTGGTGCGCTGCTGGACTCTTTCCCGCCTCCCGACGTCGTGGGCTCCCAGGGTCACGGCGATCCGGCTGCGGAGGACAGGTGGCCGGCCTAGCGGTAGGTGTGAGCCCCAGGAGCTCCGCCCGCCGGCTCGCGGGCCAGGTGGACGGCCCAGGGCGGCAAGGCCGCGGCTGAGGCAATTGGGGGGACAggaggggcccaggggcccagctcTGAGCTGAGGGTGGTGGGGGCCGGGGTTTGCTTCCCCTTGAATAAGCTGCGAAATAGCTTGAATTCCTATTTTGAACCCCAGCATGTGTCTGCATCTCCCCCTCGTGCTCTTTTGATCACGCCCTCCTTTCCCCTCGTTCACCGCGCCGCGCTCCTGCCGTCTGGGCTCTGCAGCGCCGGCGGTGGTGGCCCGGCGGGAACCCCTGCGCCGCTCACCTTCCCCAGCAGTGAGCTGCGGTCAGCACAAAGTCTTCTCTCACCAGGAAACCCCCGCAAGCACTGGAGCCGCCGTTTGGAGACCGGATTTGGAGATGCGCCATGTAGGGGCGGGAATGAGGCCTGGCCTCTCGGCCTCCGATGATGTCCCCTGGAAGGAAGCGTGGGGCACTTACCTCTGTGCTCTCCGAACCCGCAGTGCGGGCACCAGGAGGGCAGCTCCGGAAAGGCCGGCAGATGGGGAGGCGGGAGAGATGATACAGCTACTGGGAAGGAGGAATGGTGGTGAGAGCTGGGTCTGCAGGGCAGCGCACGTTGGGACAGGGCTCGTGGGTTCTGCAGGAAACACTGCTGGCTCCCATCCCGGAATTCGGCTTCCTCCCGGCTCCCAGGAGAGCAGCCCAGCCCCGGCTCCAGGCAGGGTCAGCCTTGGGCTCCCATGGTGAGGAGAGATGCTCTGCTGCAGGGTGGCAAGTCAGGAGCCCTTTGGAGAGGCTTCTCCCCAAGTTCCTTGGTACTTTCTTCCTCAGGGAGATTCCCGGGTCCCTCTGAGACCTGCTCAGGGCCCGCTCATGACCAGCACCAGTCTGAGTTTTCAGAATCTAGACATGAGCCAGTGGTAGTTATTGTGCATTCTTATTGCCTACGCTCAGACAGGTGGACTGCAGAATGGATTTACACTGCACATAGCATATATGTAGGTGGAATTGCTGGGACAAttccaagagtttttttttttttttttatgtacacTGACTTAATCCTCATAGAACTCTAGGAGGTATGCACTGGTATTCTAATTTATAAACGAGGAATCCGAGGCGCTGTGAATTCAAACAACTTGCCCAATGATACAGAGTTAGGAGCTATCTAGGCAGTCTGGCTTGAGGGTCCCAGAGAAGGGTCAGGCCTGAGATTGGGGATGGTCActcacctgccccagccccagggggTAGAAGAAAGGCCACCAGGAACAGGAACAGTGGCATCTTCTTGGGAAGGCTGCCCCAGTCAGGTGCTGTGGGGTGCTCTCTCCTGCCAGACTTGTAGCCCCTGAGAGAGGAAGGAagttggggcgggggtgggggtggggctcgaGAACGGTCCCATTCTCCTGCTGGTGTGATAGGTTTCATCATCCAAGGCTGCCCAGGAGGCTGGCCCACCAACTGCCAGTGACCTAGGGAAGAGTGTAGTCTAGGTCAACACCAAAGTCTCCTGCACAGCTGCTAGGTCAGTGCTGGCAGCACAAATGGGAACCTGGGGCGACAGAGAAGGGGACTTGGGGTGCTGTGTCCCAGAACCCTAAACCCACCAAATTCAATAATACCTTAACAATGTATGAAAGCCAGTAGCTGCCTATCTCCTCGGTTTCCAAACTCTCTAGGATTAGAGCCTTAGTCCTTTGGAACTTCAGAGTTTCTCTTAATAAATGCACATTTCCTAgattacttatttaatttatacCTTGGTAAGGTGTGGACATGGGTGAATGACAGATGGGTGTGGATGGTGGTGGAATGCGGTGAGGGCACCAGGAGTAAGTTGGAGGAAGCAAAAGAGGGATGAGGAAGCCTGCCTGTCTTTACCCTTTGGCCCCTGGACACCTCCCTCCCACTCCGCTGCTATCTTTGCTGCTCCCacttcttcttattctttttttttttttttttaagaattcatttatttattcatgagagacaaagagagagaggcagagacaagcagaaggggaagcaggctccctgcagggaacttgatgtgggacttgatcccaagaccctgggatcatgccctgagctgaaggcagaagctcaactactgagccacccaggtgtcccatgctGCTCCCACTTCTTTCTGGAAGGTGTCAAGGAAGACTGACTAGCTCTCCTGAGTGGGCGCAGGGCATtcccagggaaggaagagggaagaacaaGGCTGTGCTGCTGCTAATTACTTTCTCAGGACGCTTGAGCCCCAACAAACTCTCATTGAAAATGATGACACAGTGGAAGATTTCTGTTTTCTGGCTTCCTACTCAAGGTGAGGACCTCTGTGTGCCAGAAGGTATCTTGCATACAGAAAAAGCCTAGAAACTTGCTTTTGTTGAGAACTGTCAGACCGTAGCTGGAAGAAAAACAACTAAAGAAAAACTCCTTTTCATCAGAGTTAGAAGTCCAATTAACATAATCCCCATCCATGCTCTGccccaggggcttctgggaagGAAATGCATGCCTGCTGTGCTGTTGGTAATACCTAGAGAACCCTCACTCCACATCAGGAGGAAGGCGTTTGCAGATCATGGCAGAGTAACACAGACACCCTCAAAAATATTCAGAAGGTTCTGTGGATGCACAGAAAAACATTGTAATACAGTATAATTTTTgcaaaaatttcaattaaaatttaatacaattcttttttttaatttttatttatttatgatagtcacagagagagagagagagaggcagagacataggcagagggagaagcaggctccatgcaccaggagcccgacgtgggattcgatcccgggcctccaggatcacgccctgggccaaaggcaggcgccaaaccactgtgccacccagggatcccaatacaatTCTTAAACCTTTATGGAATGTGAGAGCTCCACTTGAAAAGCTTATGAAAATTAAGGATCCTCTCcttacatataaatacacatgATTTTCACAGCTACAAAGAACTTAATCCCTTTTCTGATGCATGCTTAATGATTGCAACTCATGAAATTTCTTTATGcatctgaaaaaagagaaaatattataatGCCTTATTAATGCCCTAGCATTagaggtgattttatttttttatttatttttttttataaatttattttttattggtgttcaaatttttttttaaattttatttatttatgatagtcacatagagagagagagagaggcagagacataggcagagggagaagcaggctccatgcaccgggagcctgacgtgggat comes from the Canis aureus isolate CA01 chromosome 9, VMU_Caureus_v.1.0, whole genome shotgun sequence genome and includes:
- the CTSG gene encoding cathepsin G, which gives rise to MPLFLFLVAFLLPPGAGAGDIIGGREARPHSRPYMAHLQIRSPNGGSSACGGFLVREDFVLTAAHCWGSRIAVTLGAHDVGRRERVQQRTTARRAIRHPRYNPQTIANDIMLLQLADRIRRTRQVRPVPLPRAQASVRPGATCTVAGWGLLGLNRRTNKLHEVQLTVQNNSRCSRRFNFFNGQTQICVGNPRARKSAFSGDSGGPLVCNGVAQGIVSYGDRRGTPPAVFTRISAFMPWVRRTMRRFQQQCQP